AAATTATTTCTAAAATAATATATAATAATAATAGAAACTAAAAATGTGGGAGGAATGAAGATGGCAAAGAGATATAGCATAGGAGTGGATTTTGGAACTCAGTCAGGTCGTGCTGTGCTGGTAGAAGTTGATACCGGTAGGGAAGTGATGACTTCAGTTACTCCATACAAACATGGAGTGATAGATGAACAACTTCCAGGTATGGGCATAAAACTTGAAAACGACTGGGCGCTGCAAAACCCCGATGATTACATAGAAGTATTGACTACTGCAGTGCCAAAAGTAGTAAAGCAATCAGGAGTGGATCCTGAAGACATTATAGGAATAGGTGTAGATTTTACATCATGTACAATGCTTCCTGTAGATAAAAAAGGTAACGCATTATGTCAATCGGATGAATATCGAAGCAATCCTCATGCTTGGGTGAAGTTGTGGAAACATCATGCAGCACAACCGGAGGCAAATCGGCTTAATAAAATAGCAGAGGAGAGAGGGGAAGAATTCTTAAAAAGATATGGGGGTAAAATATCGTCTGAATGGCTGATACCTAAAATAATGCAGATACTGGATGAGGCACCGGAAATATATGAAGCTGCAGATCGATTCATGGAAGCTGCGGACTGGATAGTAATGCAGATGACGGGAGTAGAGGCCAGAAACAGCTGTACAGCAGGCTATAAGGCACTATGGCATAAACAAAAAGGATATCCGGACAAAGACTTTTTTAAAGCGTTGGATCCCAGATTAGAAGATCTTGTAGACAAAAAGCTGAGCAGAGACATAAAACCTATAGGCAATAAAGCAGGGGGACTTACAGATAGGATGGCACGAAAAATGGGTTTAAACCCGGATACAGCAGTAGCAGTAGGCAATGTAGATGCTCATGTGGCAGTGCCGGCAGTAAATGTGACAGAACCGGGTAAACTTGTAATGATAATGGGAACCTCTACCTGCCATATGGTGTTAAGCCAACAAGAAAAGCTGGTAGATGGTATAGCCGGAGTAGTAGAAGATGGTATAATACCTGGATATTATGGTTACGAAGCGGGACAACCTGCAGTAGGAGATATATTTGAATGGTTTGTAAAAAACTGTGTGCCTTGTGAATACCAAGCTGAGGCAAAAGGGAAAGGCATGAACATACATCAATTGCTAGAAGAAAAAGCTTCCAAGCTAAAAGTTGGGGAAAGTGGCTTGTTAGCCCTTGATTGGTGGAACGGCAGCAGGTCAGTATTGGTAGATGCAGACCTGACAGGACTGATATTGGGTGCTACGTTGTTGACCAAGCCGGAAGAAATATACAGGGCACTCATAGAAGCTACGGCATACGGCACCAGAATGATAGTGGATACATTCAAACAATATGGAGTGGACATAAAAGAAGCCTATGCATGCGGAGGCCTGCCGGAAAAGAACAAGATGCTTATGCAGATATATGCGGATGTAATGAATATGGAGTTCAAGATGTCCGCATCCTCTCAGACACCTGCTTTGGGAGCGGCAATGTTCGGAGCAGTGGCGGCTGGCAAAGACAGGGGAGGATATGACACTATATTTGAAGCAGCTAAAAAGATGGCCAGGTTGAAAGATGAGACAATAAAGCCGATACCTGAAAATGTTAAGATGTATGATAAGCTCTATCAAGAGTACAAAAAGCTCCATGATTATTTTGGGCGAGGAGCAAACGATGTGATGAAAAGGCTTAAAGATATAAAAGCATATATTACAAATGAGGAGTGAATTATTATGTTAAAGGGTATACCGTCAATAATAAATCCGGAGTTATTGAAAATTCTTATGGAAATGGGACATGGAGATGAAATAGTGATAGGGGATGGGAATTTCCCTGCAGCAAGTACTGCCCAAAGGCTGGTAAGGTGTGACGGACATAATGTTCCAGAGATATTGGATGCCATTTTAAAATTATTTCCACTGGATACATATGTGGAAAAACCGGTTTCTCTTATGGCTGTTGCACCTGGAGATGATACGAAGCCTGAGATATGGGATCAATATCGTTCTATAATAAAAAAGCATGATAAGGACTTTAGTGACTTTGGGTTTATAGAAAGATTTGATTTCTATGAAAGAACAAAAAAAGCATATGCAGTAATAGCTACCGGCGAAAAAGCACTTTATGCTAATGTGATACTTAAAAAGGGAGTTGTTATTGAGTAACTTTGTAAATTAGGGATGGATAATAAAGGATGGTTCTATGTCTCATTATTTTGCGACGCAGAACCATCCTTTACTTTTGTTTCATTATTAGAAAAATCCTTCCATCAATTCATCTAAAGTTATATTTGCTAGATATTCATTGATGTTAAAACGTGAAAGTTGTTTTTTTATTGATTGTTTAGAGTGTTCTATTCCTATCAATGCTTGTTCTATCTGGGAAATATCATGTATGCCGAAGAAGTCGCCAAAAAGTTTCGCTTTTTTTATGATTCCTGCTTCCACATCCAGATGGAATTCAATAAATCCGCCTGGGAATTTTTTTTCATTTTTAAAGCTATAATTTGGGGATTCCCCGAAATTCCAATTCCAAGTAGAATACTTCTGCTGTACCAGTTTATTTATATTCTCTATATCTCTATTTTTAAACTCATAAATATTTTGCTGTCCATACATTTCCATTATATGATTCATTATGATGTCGATGAATTCCTCTATCGTCAAGGGTGCTTTTAAATGGCTGGATATATTTGTAATACGTGCAGGGACAGACTTTGAGCTTTTATCCTTGTATTTCAATGGGTTTATTTTAAGCGCTGCTGATATATCGGTAATATTGGATGAAAACAATAAAGTTCCGTGATGAAGCACTTTATTCTTTTTATAATACTGGGCGTTTCCTGATATTTTTTTACCGTCTATAGTAATATCATTTCGTCCGGAAAATTCAGCATCTATAGATAAGGTTTTGAGGGCTTCTATGATAGGTGCTGTAAATTCACTGAATTTTTTTAATTGCTTTGAAGTGCTGTTGATTATAAATGTGAAGTTCAAATTGCCAAGATCATGAAATACTGCCCCTCCTCCTGACATCCTTCTCACCACGGGGATATTGTTTTTTTCAGTATATTCTACATTTATTTCCGACAAGGTATTTTGATTTTTACCCACTATTATACAGGGCTTATTCCTGTAGAGCATAAAACATTCATCGCTGAACTCATTCAATATATATTCTTCTGAAGCGATGTTAAAATAAGGATTTGTACTTTTGTTGTGTATGAAACGCATGTCTAGACCTCCATGATTTTAAGTTTACTTTTTTAAAACTATAATATAGTTTATACTAATAATAATAAAGTTAAAATTGTAAAATGTAAAGGTGGTATAAAAAATATGAGAGTATTTATTGCAATAAATTTGGAGGAGGATATAAAAGGGTATTTGAGACGGCTTCAGAATAATATAAGTCAATACTGCCATTATGCAAATTTTACAAGGCCGGATAATTTCCATATAACTTTAAAATTTATAGGAGAGATACAAAAAGACCACATTGCTATACTTAAAAATGCTATGGATGAGGCTACGGCTGTGCATTCACCATTTTATCTTCAACTAAATAAAATAGGTTGTTTTGATAGAAGAGGTTCAAAGATTATATGGGCAGGATTAGGAGGAGATTTAAAAAAGTTGAAGAAGTTATATATATGTTTAGAGAACCAGCTAAAAGATGTTGAAAAGGATTCTAGAGTGTACAGTCCTCATATAACGCTTGCCAGGCAGGCCTCATTAACTTTGCCGTTTGATAAATTAAAGGAGAATATAAAAATAGATAAGAAATATATAAAGGTGAAAGATATTTATTTGATGCAGAGCACCAGGGAGAACAGGGTGCTTACATATAGACCTATTGCAAAGAGCAGTTTAAAACAATAACAAATGGGGAGGAGAGAAAAATATGGTTATTGATCAGAAAGATATGGAACTCCAGCTGAGGGAAAATATGAGAGGGGGGAATGGAACGGTAAAGATTAAGCATATGTTCAAAGATGAACTTCCTCAAAAATGCAGATTTTTTGCCGAGATTGTACTTGATCCCGGATGTTCTATAGGGTTTCACCAGCATGAGCAGGAGACAGAAATATATTATTTTTTAAGCGGAAAAGGGGTAGTTGATGATGATGGCGTAAAGAAGGAAGTATTTGCCGGATGTGCCATGTCTACCGGTGAAGGTAAAGGGCATTCTGTTGAGAATACGGGGGATAGCCCTCTTAAATTTATTGCAGTAATAATATTGAATTAAAAGGAGTTGTGGTACTTATGCTGGATAAAAAATGGAAAGAACTGATAAGCGGAAGTGATATAAGGGGTGTAGCTATTGATGGAATAGAGGGGGAAATGGTAAATCTCACTGAGGATATAGTACAAGCTATATCTTGTTGTTTTGGGTTATGGCTTGCCGAAAAAAAGGGAAAAGATGCTTCTGAATTAAAGGTATCTATAGGGATGGATTCCAGAATTTCGGGACCTAAGTTGAAAACTGCAGCTATACAAGGATTATGTAGGCTTGGTTGTACTGTATATGATTTTGGGATAGCGTCTACTCCTTCAATGTTCATGTCTACCGTGTTGGATGGGTATAAATATGATGGGGCGATAATGGTGACTGCCAGTCACCTTCCCTTTAACAGAAACGGATTGAAATTCTTTACATCAGAAGGAGGGCTGGAGAAAGCAGATATTGCGGATATTCTTAAAAAAGCTCAGCAAGGCCAATATGAAAAATTCCATTCAGAGGGTAAGGTGATCCGACAAGATTTTATATCTGTATATTCACAGGGGTTGGTGGACAAAATCAGACAGGAAGTAAACAATATGGATAACGATGAGAAGCCTTTAAAATCCTTTAAAATAATAGTGGATGCCGGCAATGGGGCAGGAGGCTTTTTCGCAGAGAAGGTTTTACTTCCTTTAGGTGCAAATATAGAAGGAAGTCAATATATCCAGCCTGACGGGTATTTCCCCAACCATATACCTAATCCAGAAGACGAAGATGCTGTGGAATCTATAAAACAGGCAGTGCTGGAAAACCAGGCTGATTTAGGGATAATCTTCGATGCGGATGTAGATAGGGCAGGAGTGGTGTTCAGCGATGGAAGGGAAGTGAACAGGAATAGGCTTATAGCCCTCATGTCCGCAATAGTGTTGGAGGATTATCCTGGTTCTACCGTTGTGACAGACTCCATAACTTCTACAGGACTTAAGAAGTTTATTGAAGATAAGTTGGGGGGCAAACATCACAGGTTTAAGAGGGGATACAGGAATGTGATAAATGAAGCCTTGAGGCTAAACTCGGAAGGGGAAGAATGTCATTTGGCGATAGAGACATCAGGTCATGGGGCTTTAAAAGAAAACTATTTCCTGGATGACGGTGCATATCTGGTGACCAAGATATTGATAAAGATGGCAAAGCTTAAAATGCAGGATGGCAAAGGAATAGAGAGCTTAATAGATGGGCTGGAAGAGCCGATAGAGAGCGATGAGTTCAGGATGAAGATCCTTCAAAAAGATCACAAGCGATATGGGAACAGAGTGATATCAGAATTAGAGCAATATGTTGCCCGTTGTGATGGGTGGGATGTGCTGCCTGATAATTATGAAGGTATAAGGGTGAGCTGTGATAAGGATAATGGAGATGGTTGGTTTTTGTTGAGACTTTCACTCCATGACCCTATACTTCCGTTGAATATTGAATCGGATTCATCGGGAGGAATAAAGATAATAGTCTCTAAACTGTATGAATTTTTATCAGGTTTTGAACAATTGGATATAACTTCTTTAAAAGAGTATCTATAAAGTTAATATATGAGGGACGTCAGACTATGAAAAAAAGCCTGACGTCCCTTTTGCATTATAATCGGATAGGATGGGAGTATGAATATAAAAATAATATTATTAAAAAAAATGGCAGATTTGTAACAAAAACAAGCATTATTTCGTCTAACTTTATAGAAAACTAAAATTAATCCATCAATAAAATAAAGGAGGATTTTTGTATGAGGAGGAAAAAGATAAGGATTTTTGAAAAAATGTTTTTGGCTATATGTTTAATTTGTTCTATTGCTGTCTTTCCTCATTTTTATTCCGACGATGCTGTTGTAAAAGCCCATGGGGGGCTGGTACTGAGCACCTCGTATACTGGAATAACTGTAAAGGCAGGGGATAATGTAAAATTCCCTATTAATATTGAGAATGTATCCGTGCCTTCAGGCAGTGTAGAGCTTTCTATACAATCTATCCCTGAAGGGTGGGATGGATATTTTGAGGGAGAAGGCAATAGGGTACATAAGGTATTTCTCAAAACCAAGTCGGATTTGAATGTGGACTTAAAGTTGAAGGTTCCATCCGATGTGTCGGAAGGTGAGTATACTGTTGTGATCGCTGCAAAATCGGCCAATGCCAAGGATACACTTTCGTTAAATTTAAAGGTGAGTGAACAGACTATAAGTGAGAGCAAATTTGTAGCCCAATACCCTGAATTGCAGGGGCCGGGGGATGCTGCCTTTAAATTCAGATTGGATCTTACCAATAATAGAGAAAAAGATCAATCATATAGCTTGGGCGCTCAAGCTCCCAGAGGTTGGGAGGTATCTTTCAAGCCCTCATTTGAGGATAAACAGATTGCCAGCATAAGCCTTGAGCCTGATGATAGCCAAGGTTTGGATGTAGAAGTGAAACCGGCCAATCAGGTAAAGGCTGGAGAATATACAATACCTATCACTGCTGTTTCTGCAGAGGAGCAGCTCACTACCGAATTAAAAGTAGTGATTAGCGGGACTTATGATATTAGCTTGAGCACTCCTTCGGGAAGGTTAAATGCTGAGGTATATGCAGGCAAAGAAGAGCAGGTAAATTTGAGCATAGTCAATAACGGGAGTGCAGACCTTAAGGGGATAAGTCTTACGTCAGAGCAGCCCAAAAATTGGACTGTGAGGTTCGAGCCTGCCGAGATAGATGTTTTACAGGCAGGAGAAAGTAAGCAGGTCAAAGCGTATATAAAGCCCGATGCAAAGGCCATCGCAGGTGATTATGTGGTTAGCCTGAAGGCTAGCACTCCAGAGGCAGGCAGTGATGTGGAAATGAGGGTGATGGTAAAGACCTCTACTATATGGGGTTTAGTTGGTATTGTTATAATAATATTGCTTTTATATGGATTATACTGGGTATTTAAAAAATACGGGAGACGATAACTATGAGCGGTGATAGTTCCATAATAAAAACTAAAAACCTTACAAAACGATATGGCGGACTGACTGCGGTGGATGGTCTTAATCTCGAGGTAAAATCTGGGGAGGTATTTGGATTGTTGGGACCTAATGGTGCAGGCAAGACTACCACTATACTGATGTTGTTAGGATTGACTGAACCCACTCAGGGCAAAGTATCAGTTTGCGGGTTTGATTCAATTCGTCAACCTATATCAGTAAAAAAAGTAGTGGGATACCTTCCGGACAATGTAGGTTTTTATTCGGATATGACTGGTAGGGAGAATTTAAGGTATACTGCTCACTTAAACGGTATATATAGTGAACAGGCGGAAGAACGCATATATCATCTTTTTGAAAGGGTAGGGCTTGAGGATGCAGCAAACAAAAAAGTAGGTGAATATTCTAGAGGTATGCGTCAGAGGCTGGGGATTGCAGATGTGTTGATAAAAGATCCTAAGGTAGTGATACTGGACGAACCCACCCTAGGCATAGATCCTGAAGGTGTAAAGGAGATGCTGGATTTGATAGTGGATCTTTCCCGAAAAGATGGAAGAACTATTCTATTGTCTTCTCATTTGTTGCATCAAGTACAAAAAATATGCGATAGAGTAGGCATATTTATAAAAGGAAAACTCTTGGCATGTGGTCCTATCGATGCGCTGGAAGAGCAGGTTTATAATAGTATGCCTTATGTTATCGAATTGGGGGTAAAACCCCAAGATGATAAATTGATAGCATTGTTGAATGATATGACGGGAGTGTTAGATATACAAAAAACTTCCAATGATATGATAATTGTTAACTGTAGCAATGATATAAGCCAACAGATTGCGCAAAATCTAATACAAAACCACTATATGCTATATCATTTGAGATTACAAGAAAAGAGCTTGGAGGACATATACAGCCGTTATTTTGAGGGAAAGGAGTGATTTTAATAAGATGAATGATAGAGCCGGTCTTGTGGTTTTATACAAGAAAGAGCTTGCAGATCATATAAGAAGCAAAAGATTTTTGATAATAGTAGTTTTAATAACCATTGTAGGTATTGCCAGCATTTATAGTGCTGCAAGCGGAATACAGAAGGCAGTTGAGCAGGAAGGGAATGAATTTGTATTCTTGCGTTTGTTCAGCAGTAGCGGTGGTTCCCTTCCCTCCTTTATATCATTTATTTCATTTTTGGGACCCTTGATAGGTTTATCATTGGGATTTGACGGGATAAACGGAGAAATGGCCAGGGGTACAATGAGCAGATTACTAGCCCAACCTATACACAGAGATGCTGTCATAAATGGTAAATTCTTGGCAGGGGTAAGCGTTTTAAGTATAATGACATTTTCTTTGGGTACCGCAGTAGGCGCTATAGGTATTATAATAACGGGAGTTCCTCCATCGGGTGAGGAATTGGCAAGAATATTGATATTTTTGATTTTTACTGTGATCTATATGTCATTATGGCTTGCAGTATCTTTGCTATTTTCATTGATATTCAAACAAACAGCAACGTCTGCCCTTGCGGGGATAGCTTTGTGGTTGATTTTTGCTATATTTATCGGGCTGTTAGCAGGATTGGTGGCAGATGCTATGTTTCCGGTTAATCAAAACGCCGATGCCATCATGTCCATGAAAAACCAGCGGACTAGGCAATTTATAAACAGGATATCTCCTGTTATGATATATAACGAGGTAGTGATTACGTTGCTAAATCCCGGAGTGAGGGTGCTGGGGCCTATATTTTCCGAGCAATTAGATATGGCGATTTCAGGGGCTTTACCCTTAGGACAAAGCCTGCTGCTGATATGGCCTCACCTGGTAACTCTTATTGCAGCTACTCTTATATGTTTTAGTATATCATATGTCATATTTATGAGAGAGGAAATCAGGGCCGTATGATAAAATAGGGGTGGTTTTAATGATGAGGAGTATAGGCGAGTATAGCATATTAGATAGTGAAGAGCAAAAAAAACAACAGCTTGAATATCTGATGAGGCGTTTTGGGGACAAGGTATTAAAACTTGCTTATTATTATTTAAGGGACTATCATCAAGCTGAGGATATAGCCCAGGAGGTGTTTTGCAGGGTATATAAGAATTTAGAAAATTTTAATCACAGAAGCTCCTATTTTACTTGGATATACCGTATAACTATAAATTTATGCAAAGATTATATGAAATCAGCTTTTTTTAGGCGAATAGTCCCTTGGCGAGATATATCTCAGTTTAAAGTTAAGGATGATCAAACCTCCAGGTTGATGGAAGCTGTTGAGGGAGGAGAGATATTCCAAAAAGTAATGGATCTGCCCATAAAATACAGGTCTGTAATAGTTTTGAGATATTTTGAGGGCCTATCCGATAAAGATATATCTGATATTTTGCAAATATCGGAAAGTGCCGTCAGGACCAGGATTCATAGAGCCAAAAAAATGCTTAAATCCATTCTATCTAGGGAGGAGGAGCTTTATGGATGACAGAGAGCTGGGCAAAAAGTTAGAGATTGCTTCAAAACAGGCTGAACAATTTTTTGCAAATTTTAAATTTGACCGGTACAGAAAAGTTGTTCACCAAAAAGCAAAGCAAAATACAGCTACTTATGAGAACTCCTCCGGCTGGGGTACAAAACTCAAAGGATTTGCTGCTATTGCTGTTATTTTTGTTTTGTTGATCTCAATTCCGCATTTTTTGTTTACAGGTAAAAATGACCATGTTTCGGATAATAACCAACCTATTATCCAACAGCCCATTATAATATACAAAAATAGAGGCGCTGCCCAATACAACTTATTCCCTGTATTATATATTCCAGTGGAGAAATCAATTATCGGGGAAAATCCATCTATTGCTATTTGTATAATTTCACCGCAAAAAGTCGTTAGCCAATCAAATTATACTGCTGGCTTTGATATATTATATCAAAGTAAAGATATAATGATAATACAATGGGTGGAGGGAGAAGATATACTTAAAAAAACAAATGTGAAGGTTATCCCATTAAACTAGGCTAATAGGAGTGTGTCTAGGGAAAAGGCACCCCTATTCGCCTAGTTTATATATTCTGATAAACTTTATTGAATATAAGTCTGCTATTAATAAGTCCTCAGCTTGGGCCTTTGTTATGATAATATAATTTTTACCTACCTCTTTGATGATACCTTCCCTATCAATGAACAAGTTTGTACCTATCAAAAATTCAATCTTAACTTTTTTTCCAATATGCTTTTGCAGGTACTCTTTTATATAATCCACATCCTTTACAGTCGGTGATCCTTCATGAGACGGGATTAGCGAGGGATAAATACAATTCATTTTTGTCTCCTCTCATTTTAAATTATTATGAAAATACTTTATTTATTATATTAATATTCTCTGTAATATGTTACATATTTTTATATATAAGTTTATATATACATTAATATATATAGTATATTGTTTAGCTGAACATATTCAGCAAGATAATACTGAACAACACAAGATATAATATAGTCTTTATCGACCCATATTGTTAGAATTAGAATAAATTAATTGTAAGGGGGAGATGATATGGCTCATATGACGGGAAAACAGCTGATATATAAAGTTATGCAACATGAAAAAGCACTTAATAGAATACCATGGGTGCCATTTGCGGGGGTCCATGCCGGCAAGTTGACAGGATATAATGCAATCAAAGTATTGACTGATCAGGACAAATTATTTGAGTCGCTGGTAAAAGTGAATGAGATCTATAAACCTGACGGTTTACCCATAATGTTCGATCTTCAGATCGAAGCGGAGATACTGGGATGCGAGCTGATGTGGGATGAGAAGGCGCCTCCTTCGGTAAAGACTCATCCACTGGAATTAAAAGATCAGATACCTGACTACATTCCGAAGGAGCAGGACGGAAGGATACCCATAGCATTAAATGTAATTGATAGGCTCAGAAAAGAAGGGAGAGTGAAAGATACTGCACTATACGGATTGGTATGCGGACCTTTTACTCTTGCATCACACCTTAGGGGAAACAATATCTTCATGGATATGATAGATAAACCTGAATATGTAAAAGAGCTTTTAGATTATGCCTCAAAAGTTACTGTACAGATGTCAAAATATTATATCCAAGCCGGCATCGATGTGGTTGCTGTTGTAGATCCTCTGGTATCTCAGATATCTCCCATTCACTTCAATGAATTTCTGACTGATGTATTTAAACAAATATTTTCATATATAAGACAGCAAGGGGTCTTTTCATCTTTCTTTGTATGCGGAAATGCTACCAGGAACATTGAAGAGATGTGTAAAACATCACCTGATTGTATATCAATAGATGAAAATATTGATATGGTAGAAGCTAAAGAGATAACAGATAAATATGACATAGCCATAGGGGGTAATATCCCTTTAACATCCATAATGTTATACGGTTCCCAGCAGGATAACATGAGATATACTGTTGAGCTTTTGGATAGCTTGAGCTATGATAATTTGATAATTTCTCCCGGATGTGATATGCCTTATGATATACCTCCTGAAAATGTGATAGGTGTACAACAAGCTATAGAAGACACAGAGGGAATAAAGGCTATGTTGGAAAACTACAAATATCAGGACGAAGCAATGGAAGAGATGGAAATAGATATTCCGGAATATGAAAGATTAGAAAAACCTTTGATAGAGATCTTCACCATTGATTCAGCCACCTGTGCTGCCTGTACTTATATGGTTGATGCTGTTAAGGTAGCTAAGGAACATTTTGGGGATAGCATTGATTATATGGAATACAAAGCTACCAATCGAGAAAATATTTTCAGAGCTAAAAAAATGGGGATAAAAAACCTGCCCTGCATTCTTATCAACGGAGAGCTCAAATATTCCTCCATCATACCTGATAGAAAAGAGTTATTTGAAGAAATAGAGAGGTATATAAACAATGCAAAATAAAAAGAGTATAGATATATATTTGATAACAGGATTCTTGGGATCGGGAAAGACAACCTTGATAAAAAACTTGATCAAAGATAATCCCGGTTTCAAAGTAGGGGTTGTAGTAAATGAGTTCGGGCAGGTAGGGATAGATGGTAGCCTTATAAAAGAAGACGGAATTGATTTGTTTGAGATAAATAATGGTTCTATATTTTGCAGCTGTCTGCAAACTACATTTTCCAAAGCATTGGTAGAGCTTTCTAGATTATCGGTGGATCTGTTGTTGATAGAGAGTTCAGGGGTTTCAGATCCATCCAATATGGAAGCCATCCTTGAAAGCATTAAATCCAGTGCATATGCTGAGTTGAAATATAAAGGGAGTATATGTTTGGTGGATGCCACAAACATAATGAAATTAATTCAGGTTTCTCAAGCAGTAGAAAGACAAGTGCTGTACGGGGATTATATTATAATAAATAAAACTGATCTTGTTTCTGAAACCATTGTAAATGATATTGAAAAATTGATAAGAGAGATCAATCCGTATGCAGTGACAAAGAAAGCTGAATATGCAAACGTGCAGGATATTCTTTCTGATATAACATTTATAGAAAATAAAAATGCATCATCCAAGGAAAGCTGTAATACTCCTTCATCCAGACCTCCTGTGATTTATATCAAATCGAAAGACGATTTTGATAAAAAACGGTTTAAAGAATTTGTAAATGCAATACAGGACAAGGCATTCAGGATAAAAGGATTTTTCTTGCTGGATGGGTTCTGGCATCATATAGACGGAGTAAATCAAGAGTTAATTATAAAGCCTGTAAATATAAGCAGGGATTTTTCAGAGCTAATAATTTTCCCCAATACTGATGAAAGAGCCATTCAAGACATCCAAAAGATTTGCAGCACTCATATGCCAGACGGGACAGGTATATTTATAAAAACGTTTGTAAAAAGTTGACCAACATCAATGATGGGTGTAAAAACACAGTCTATCCGACTGTGTTTTTATT
This genomic window from Clostridia bacterium contains:
- a CDS encoding ribulokinase, which gives rise to MAKRYSIGVDFGTQSGRAVLVEVDTGREVMTSVTPYKHGVIDEQLPGMGIKLENDWALQNPDDYIEVLTTAVPKVVKQSGVDPEDIIGIGVDFTSCTMLPVDKKGNALCQSDEYRSNPHAWVKLWKHHAAQPEANRLNKIAEERGEEFLKRYGGKISSEWLIPKIMQILDEAPEIYEAADRFMEAADWIVMQMTGVEARNSCTAGYKALWHKQKGYPDKDFFKALDPRLEDLVDKKLSRDIKPIGNKAGGLTDRMARKMGLNPDTAVAVGNVDAHVAVPAVNVTEPGKLVMIMGTSTCHMVLSQQEKLVDGIAGVVEDGIIPGYYGYEAGQPAVGDIFEWFVKNCVPCEYQAEAKGKGMNIHQLLEEKASKLKVGESGLLALDWWNGSRSVLVDADLTGLILGATLLTKPEEIYRALIEATAYGTRMIVDTFKQYGVDIKEAYACGGLPEKNKMLMQIYADVMNMEFKMSASSQTPALGAAMFGAVAAGKDRGGYDTIFEAAKKMARLKDETIKPIPENVKMYDKLYQEYKKLHDYFGRGANDVMKRLKDIKAYITNEE
- the fucU gene encoding L-fucose mutarotase translates to MLKGIPSIINPELLKILMEMGHGDEIVIGDGNFPAASTAQRLVRCDGHNVPEILDAILKLFPLDTYVEKPVSLMAVAPGDDTKPEIWDQYRSIIKKHDKDFSDFGFIERFDFYERTKKAYAVIATGEKALYANVILKKGVVIE
- a CDS encoding lipoate--protein ligase gives rise to the protein MRFIHNKSTNPYFNIASEEYILNEFSDECFMLYRNKPCIIVGKNQNTLSEINVEYTEKNNIPVVRRMSGGGAVFHDLGNLNFTFIINSTSKQLKKFSEFTAPIIEALKTLSIDAEFSGRNDITIDGKKISGNAQYYKKNKVLHHGTLLFSSNITDISAALKINPLKYKDKSSKSVPARITNISSHLKAPLTIEEFIDIIMNHIMEMYGQQNIYEFKNRDIENINKLVQQKYSTWNWNFGESPNYSFKNEKKFPGGFIEFHLDVEAGIIKKAKLFGDFFGIHDISQIEQALIGIEHSKQSIKKQLSRFNINEYLANITLDELMEGFF
- the thpR gene encoding RNA 2',3'-cyclic phosphodiesterase, translating into MRVFIAINLEEDIKGYLRRLQNNISQYCHYANFTRPDNFHITLKFIGEIQKDHIAILKNAMDEATAVHSPFYLQLNKIGCFDRRGSKIIWAGLGGDLKKLKKLYICLENQLKDVEKDSRVYSPHITLARQASLTLPFDKLKENIKIDKKYIKVKDIYLMQSTRENRVLTYRPIAKSSLKQ
- a CDS encoding cupin domain-containing protein; the encoded protein is MVIDQKDMELQLRENMRGGNGTVKIKHMFKDELPQKCRFFAEIVLDPGCSIGFHQHEQETEIYYFLSGKGVVDDDGVKKEVFAGCAMSTGEGKGHSVENTGDSPLKFIAVIILN
- a CDS encoding phosphomannomutase/phosphoglucomutase → MLDKKWKELISGSDIRGVAIDGIEGEMVNLTEDIVQAISCCFGLWLAEKKGKDASELKVSIGMDSRISGPKLKTAAIQGLCRLGCTVYDFGIASTPSMFMSTVLDGYKYDGAIMVTASHLPFNRNGLKFFTSEGGLEKADIADILKKAQQGQYEKFHSEGKVIRQDFISVYSQGLVDKIRQEVNNMDNDEKPLKSFKIIVDAGNGAGGFFAEKVLLPLGANIEGSQYIQPDGYFPNHIPNPEDEDAVESIKQAVLENQADLGIIFDADVDRAGVVFSDGREVNRNRLIALMSAIVLEDYPGSTVVTDSITSTGLKKFIEDKLGGKHHRFKRGYRNVINEALRLNSEGEECHLAIETSGHGALKENYFLDDGAYLVTKILIKMAKLKMQDGKGIESLIDGLEEPIESDEFRMKILQKDHKRYGNRVISELEQYVARCDGWDVLPDNYEGIRVSCDKDNGDGWFLLRLSLHDPILPLNIESDSSGGIKIIVSKLYEFLSGFEQLDITSLKEYL
- a CDS encoding NEW3 domain-containing protein, whose amino-acid sequence is MRRKKIRIFEKMFLAICLICSIAVFPHFYSDDAVVKAHGGLVLSTSYTGITVKAGDNVKFPINIENVSVPSGSVELSIQSIPEGWDGYFEGEGNRVHKVFLKTKSDLNVDLKLKVPSDVSEGEYTVVIAAKSANAKDTLSLNLKVSEQTISESKFVAQYPELQGPGDAAFKFRLDLTNNREKDQSYSLGAQAPRGWEVSFKPSFEDKQIASISLEPDDSQGLDVEVKPANQVKAGEYTIPITAVSAEEQLTTELKVVISGTYDISLSTPSGRLNAEVYAGKEEQVNLSIVNNGSADLKGISLTSEQPKNWTVRFEPAEIDVLQAGESKQVKAYIKPDAKAIAGDYVVSLKASTPEAGSDVEMRVMVKTSTIWGLVGIVIIILLLYGLYWVFKKYGRR
- a CDS encoding ABC transporter ATP-binding protein, with translation MSGDSSIIKTKNLTKRYGGLTAVDGLNLEVKSGEVFGLLGPNGAGKTTTILMLLGLTEPTQGKVSVCGFDSIRQPISVKKVVGYLPDNVGFYSDMTGRENLRYTAHLNGIYSEQAEERIYHLFERVGLEDAANKKVGEYSRGMRQRLGIADVLIKDPKVVILDEPTLGIDPEGVKEMLDLIVDLSRKDGRTILLSSHLLHQVQKICDRVGIFIKGKLLACGPIDALEEQVYNSMPYVIELGVKPQDDKLIALLNDMTGVLDIQKTSNDMIIVNCSNDISQQIAQNLIQNHYMLYHLRLQEKSLEDIYSRYFEGKE